The Chryseobacterium sp. JV274 sequence TGCACGAAGTTTATTCCGTAGGAGGGCTTTCCAGGCAATTCTAAAGAGGTTTGAGAGGTTCATTGTAATAAATTTTCAGTTTAAAACTATTTGTAATCATCATTTACCGGAAGGTTTTCGAGGGCTTCTCTGGCAGATTTGATGTGATCATTATTGACATCTTTAATGACTTTTCCATCCCGAAGAGTTACTGTTCTGCTGCTGAAAGTGGCAATATCAGGTTCATGAGTTACAAAAACGATGGTTCGTCCCTGTTTATGCAGATCCTGCATGAGTGCCATGATTTCATAGGAAGTTCTGGTATCCAGGTTTCCGGTGGCTTCATCTGCAAGGATCATTACAGGTTCGTTTACCAAAGCTCTGGCAATGGCAACTCTTTGCTGCTGCCCTCCGGACATCTGATTGGGAAGATGATCAATCCTGCTTTCAAGTTTTACCGCAGTCAGAGCCTGTATAGCTCTTTTGTGACGTTCTTCAGTAGATATTTTTGAGTTATAAAGAAGCGGAAGCTCAACATTTTCTTTTGCTGTGGTCCTTGGAAGAAGGTTGTAAGACTGAAATACAAAACCTATTTTTTGATTTCTGAGAACAGCAAGCTCATCGCGGTCAAGATTCTTAATATTAACCCCATCCAGGCTATAATCACCTCCAGAGGGTTTATCCAGGCAACCAATAATATTAAGCAGGGTAGATTTTCCGGAACCGCTGCTTCCCATAATGGTAACGAATTCACCTTTCTCTACTGTGAATGTGACGCCTTTCAGTGCATGAACAACTTCTTCACCCATCTTGAATTCTCTTTTCAGATCTGTGATCTCCAGAATTTTTTCTGCCATGACTTTTGTTTTTAGGTTTGCTAGTTGCTTAGGCTTGGTTTGAATTATCTTGGTCCGCCGCCACCGCCACTGTTTCTATTGTTTCCGCCCCCTCTTCTTTGAGGCATAAATGGACTTTTAGCCTGCCCGCCGGATGATTTTTTTGAAAGAACTTTATAGCCGGTGATGATATTGTCGTTTTTATTTAACCCTGAAACAACCTGTATTTCGGTGTCATTATCCATTCCGGTTTTTATTTTTTTGTGGGAAATAGTACTGTCTTTAGCAATGATCCAGACAGCTGTCTCACTTTTATTCTCTGTTTCTTTACCCTGTTTCTTCCATTGTCCTTTTTCATGTTTTTTACCATTGGCAAAGGGAGAATTTATTTTATATTTTTTGATAATCAAACTGTCTGGTCTGAAGCTGGTTGCTGCTACCGGAATTTTCATGATACTGTCTAAAACCTGCGTATAAATTGTAATATTTGCCGTCATTCCCGGCTTTAGTTTTAAACCCGAATTATCTGCGTTGATGATGGTGGTATAATTCACCACATTCGATGAAACGGTAGGGTGAAGACGGACTTCTGAAACCTCACCATCAAAGGTTTCATCCGGAAAAGCATCTACCGTAAATGTTGCTTTCTGACCTACTTTTACATTTCCTATATCAGCTTCATCTACAGAAGCACGTACCCTCATTTTGGTAAGATCTTTAGCAATACTGAAAAGGGTAGGAGTACTGAAGCTTGAAGCTACGGTCTGCCCCTCACTTACATTTCTGTTGAGAACAGTTCCGTCAATAGGGGAATAGATATTAGTAAGAGACAGGTTTTTGTTGGCAGTAGAAAGCTGAGCATTTACAGATCCTACCTGTGCTTTCGCAGCATTGTACTGATTGGTTGCATTATCATAATCTGCTTTACTGATAGCTCCCACTTTGTACAGTTGTGACTGTCTGTTGATGTTAATTTCGTTGTAAGCAAGATTGCTTTTTGCAT is a genomic window containing:
- a CDS encoding ABC transporter ATP-binding protein, which translates into the protein MAEKILEITDLKREFKMGEEVVHALKGVTFTVEKGEFVTIMGSSGSGKSTLLNIIGCLDKPSGGDYSLDGVNIKNLDRDELAVLRNQKIGFVFQSYNLLPRTTAKENVELPLLYNSKISTEERHKRAIQALTAVKLESRIDHLPNQMSGGQQQRVAIARALVNEPVMILADEATGNLDTRTSYEIMALMQDLHKQGRTIVFVTHEPDIATFSSRTVTLRDGKVIKDVNNDHIKSAREALENLPVNDDYK
- a CDS encoding efflux RND transporter periplasmic adaptor subunit; translated protein: MKTKNKKWLYWVMGGIIAIGAAWFFFIREKEIKIQLETVKPEMGQISNSITATGTIQPVDTVAVGTQVSGIIKNIYVDFNSTVKKGQLLATLDPDLLQFQSQQIKANLQNAKSNLAYNEININRQSQLYKVGAISKADYDNATNQYNAAKAQVGSVNAQLSTANKNLSLTNIYSPIDGTVLNRNVSEGQTVASSFSTPTLFSIAKDLTKMRVRASVDEADIGNVKVGQKATFTVDAFPDETFDGEVSEVRLHPTVSSNVVNYTTIINADNSGLKLKPGMTANITIYTQVLDSIMKIPVAATSFRPDSLIIKKYKINSPFANGKKHEKGQWKKQGKETENKSETAVWIIAKDSTISHKKIKTGMDNDTEIQVVSGLNKNDNIITGYKVLSKKSSGGQAKSPFMPQRRGGGNNRNSGGGGGPR